In Zingiber officinale cultivar Zhangliang chromosome 9B, Zo_v1.1, whole genome shotgun sequence, the genomic window AAATCCTAGActtgaaaaataataacaaaaaaaaatattaagagctAAAATAAGTTTCAATTTGGTTGATAAATCATCTTGTGGTTCATCCCGAGTCATAAATTATGGGCTCTGCTAATTTGGTCTGTCATCCCTCATCACTTGATAaagagaaaatcctaagggagtgAACCTAAGATGGTagaaagtcttggaggagtaaacttcAAGCAAGAGGAAAATCTAATAGGTCAGGTAAACTTACGTGATAAGGCTTAGATGAGCCTAGTAGATCAGGTATACTTACATGATTATGTTTGGTTGCTTGTTGTGCTTGTATGCATATTTTGTAGGAACCTAGAGCTGGAAGTATGACTAAAAGTAGACGAAGGCAATCGGATGCAGTCGACCCAAGTTCGGGGTGAACCGAACTTGACACAGATTGAACTGGACTCAAATCGGTTTGGTTGATCGGGTTTGGATTCGGATTTAGATCGGTGACATGGCTTGTTTCAGTCAACCGAAAAGGTTCTGATCGACCGATAAACTTGATAACGACGAGATCACGAGGCTCGGTCCAGATCTGATAAACTCGATCGTGGAGACCAGGCTTGACCAAGTTTGATCGATCGAATAAGATTTTAGTCGATCGATAAAGATCCGATCGAACTTTATAAAATGAGACGAAAACTCTACATTCAAGCAATCAATGTCCACATTCTTTTCTTCATTTCTACATTCAGAAAAGATCTTGAATCTTTGCTCGTGTGATTAGGAAAGCGCTAGGAGTGTGTAACACTCATAGGCTTTCGGATGGATCGTCAACATATTGTTTATAGTACTTTCTATTTGTACTTTAAGTTATCATTATTGTAATTGTACGCAAATATTATAAGAGGTTTCTtcgcttttaaaaaaaaaatcgcaaAGGAGAAGACTTAGTAGACAGACTCCTCCCATGCATAAATCTTAGATGTACTAACCTTAGCCTAGAAATTATGAACTAAGTAAAATTCTTGTgtttttttatcttatttttatttatttattatttcactGTAAATACTAATATGATAGAAAGAAGGAACTATAAAATGAAAACAATAAGCGAGGATCAATATTCATCCCCACGCTCTCTATCGATTCCTACGATCTTATAGTAAAAATATAAGCACAAGCTAATGCCATATAGACATGACATGCTAATTTGAAAATAGAAGCATTATTACATGATATCATCtgtgtatatatttttattacgcTAATTTAAATTATAGAATAAAGTAAGAAAACAAGTGATAGTTTTTTTTAATCCAGAATCAAGTTATCTTAAATCCAATAtcctaaatttttaaatttgtgcATAGATTCCAAGTCCATGCCCATACTCAGGTTGCCCATGGGTGCCTGTTGGCCGAGTCCACGCCAGACCCAATTGTGATCGGAACGTCAATCATTGCTTCCCTCACGTGCACCGGCCACATGCGCACGTGTCAAGCGTGGATGCACGTGCCACAAACGCCTCCCACGTGCCACCAAGCGCCGTGCATGCTACTGTGGCATCACGAGGGAGCTCATCGTGTCGCATGGCATGATGAGAGGGTTGTCATGTGCTGTGCTGTGCTGGGCTGGGCCGGTCGCATACGGCGCACTCTCACGCTGCCACCCTGCCATGTGGACTGCGTCCTCGGAGTGCGTACCGGTCAGACCACATCCGTCCATGCGGACTGCGTCACGGGACTGCTACAGCCGCGCGGCAGACTACTCCCGCATGAACCGCGTTCGCAGGCGCATGGGCCCGCTACGCAAAGGGAGGGTGGTCAAGAGTAGGGTTAGGAGTTAAACGAGGGTATAAGTTGGGCATTTAACGCTACTTTTGCACAGAACCACAAAGGCATAGATTTGTTACTATTTTAGTACATAAGAGGAAGAAAAATCTATATTGGGAGGAATAGGTTTTGCATCTATTAAATCTTGTTCATCTATCGACAATCCTAGCCTTTATCATATTAATACATGTGTAGTACCAGTATGGTGTTAAGTTTTTTCTCAATTAAACTTCATAGATATTAATATATCCTCGTAGAAAATTTTTTATGAGTAGTGAAAAAGATTTAataagatatatatattttttttataatgcaGTTGTCCAAACTTGCACTGAAGTTGACctctaaaatatttatttcatttaaGATTCAAATCATAATCTTCTTATTTCTCATCTAATTAGTTTTACCATTGCACTATATATATGTAATCTTCTTATTACTCATCTAATTAGTTTTACCATTGCACCACACACCTATATATAATATTTATGCTATTCTATTTAAGTTCCTATAGAAATAGAATATACTTGAGAAAAAAACATTTGTCATTAGTTAATTAATAGGagatcttaaaaattaaaattttagatttaacagATGATGTCCAATGGCCAtgccaaacaaacaaaaaaaaaagaaactcatAAAATGTGAAAAGCAAAATATAACTTTTGCACATTTTTCATTAATCCACAAAATATGACCAACAAACATACAAATTCATAAGAAAGAACCCATGGACAATTAGACCTATTAATTTCTTCAACCATTTCCTCCATTTTTACATGTTCTAGGCTAGTCTTCGTGCAACAATAAAGTTATTATTGTATAATTTAGAGATGATGGGTTCAAATATCGAAAATCCCATATTGATGCATCAACGGGGCTGTCCTTTTTTCTTGAATGTGAAAGATAAGCAAATAAAGGTACATGTTATTGTGCCTACACAAAAGCCTGTCTCTGGCAATATTACATGCTTACAAGGTGGCATCACATGCAGTCATTCCTCTGGTTCAAATCCTAAATGGGTGGCACAGTAAAGAGTGAAGTCTCCCTTCCCTAGATAGATTTACTACTTCAATCGTACAGAATAAAAGGATTGATGAAAACCTAAAAATCTTCAGAGTTCTTCATTTTGGATTCACCTCCAACAGCTAGTGTCTAAAAATTAGAACTTTTCAAGCTTTTCAGTGACAAAATCAAATCTTTAAGGAAGACTAGTTCTTCACATAGGCTCAAAGCTACAATGAAAAAGATTTAAAGACGCTGAAGGAGAGAACAAACAAGAGGCTCAACGAGTTACAATATTAATTAATGGCTGCGAGACTGATGAGATAGGATCACCTGTGGCAGACGCACCGGTAGCGGTAGGCGCTGTTCATGGGGTCGCCGGCGTCCACCGGAACTTGCTCGGCGCTGCACTTGAACCGGCAACCTCTACACTCGTTGTAGGTGCAGATTGGAGCCCTCGAGCCTATCAACTCTCCCCTGGTTATTCCACTCCTTGCCATCTCCTTGCCATTCCCTGCGACGTCCTTGCGCGGTGGGAAAAAGCTTGAGCGATCAGTAACTTGTCCGGCAAAGCCTGCAAGCAAATTGGCGATGTGAGTTCAAAGTTCAAGAGGCCAGAGAAACTAATGTTGGATATTTTGACCTGTAGAGCGGCAGAGAGCAGAGATGAGAAGGGTGAAGAGGAggcagaagaagaggaaggaggtggTGGGGTTGGTGGAGGACATGGCCATGGCCGGTGGCTGAAAGTCGGAGTAGATAGCAAAAATGAAAGGTGAAATGGAACACTGCAGAGAATGTGAAGAATaaaaagaggaggaggaggaggaggagaatgtAAGCATGCAGGGGATTGCTTGTCCCACGCAGGAAAAGAACGAGGTCCCCTCTCCATGCAATGTTGCAGTCACAGTTAAAGACAAAATTGACCAGAATCAATTATTATCATGCACGCTTGAATGATCTTTTGTCCAACGATTTGAATCTTGTAATCTGTTCTCTGTCTCTTGTCCATCATCATGTCGATTTTTCCCTTGGCTTTTCCTCTGAGGTAGGTCGCTGGATTTGGAAATGATTAAGAATGCATAATAAACACAACAAACATGAAGTTGAAATGATTGTACAGCATTCAAATCATCTGTTTAAAGAGGCAGGTAAATTGCTAAGGAAGATGACTGAAAATTCTCGATCGTATCCGATCCGAAACTGAAATTGAGCAAAATAAagcaaacaaattttcaaaaactgaaaAAGAAATCGATCGATCTAAGGTTAACTGACAACATCATTGATCAAAACGGAAATTGGGGGAAAAGAGGGAAATCCACAAAATGAAACAATCGAAGCCAAGAAGCACTGAATAAATGTCGCCAAACAATCGCAATCGGTTTATTTTGGGGATCAGAATTGGTATAAAAGATTCAATCACAATGCTTTCGAATGACTTGCATCACACCCAAATCGATCGATCCGATCTCAGATTAACTGACGGCAACGAAACTAGGGATTAAGAATAACTACACAAAGAATGTTTCATCATGGATCATAGCATGAATTGGGGGAAAAGGGGGAAATCCACAAAATGCAACAATCGAAGCCAAAAGGAACAGAATAAATGTCGCCAAACAATCGCAATCGGTTTATTTTGGGATCAGAATTGGTATGAAGATTCAATCACACTGCGTTCAGAAACACGGACCCAATGGCTTGCATCACATCCCAAATCGCGGAAACAACTACACGAATCGACGGAAATACTCACAGACAAGGTAAAGCAACAATAAACGACGGGCGATCAGAGTTTTTCGATCGATCAAAGAGTGGATCTCCGCCATATCGTCGCAGTTCTCTTTCCTTGAGAAATCCAATGATGCATCCACAGCTTTCCGTGGAACGAAACGAAAACCCTCGATGAT contains:
- the LOC122024613 gene encoding EPIDERMAL PATTERNING FACTOR-like protein 9 isoform X2; the encoded protein is MLTFSSSSSSSFYSSHSLQCSISPFIFAIYSDFQPPAMAMSSTNPTTSFLFFCLLFTLLISALCRSTGFAGQVTDRSSFFPPRKDVAGNGKEMARSGITRGELIGSRAPICTYNECRGCRFKCSAEQVPVDAGDPMNSAYRYRCVCHRH
- the LOC122024613 gene encoding EPIDERMAL PATTERNING FACTOR-like protein 9 isoform X1, yielding MLTFSSSSSSSFYSSHSLQCSISPFIFAIYSDFQPPAMAMSSTNPTTSFLFFCLLFTLLISALCRSTGFAGQVTDRSSFFPPRKDVAGNGKEMARSGITRGELIGSRAPICTYNECRGCRFKCSAEQVPVDAGDPMNSAYRYRCVCHSFEPM